GCCTATGGCTTCCAGAAACAGCAGGTCGAGGACGACGGGCGCATCGAGCTGAGGCTGCGCGCCCTGCCCGATCACCAGCTCGTCGTCCGCGTCGCAACGGTCAGCGGAGGCTGCAAGGTCGAAACGTTCGCGACCATCGACGGGCAGCAGGCGTATCTCGACAAGGTATTCGTGTTCGCCGACGACGGGATCTTCGTGCCGACCCTTCGCTACGTCGAGCTGTACGGGCACAGCAACGACGGGCATGCCGTGTACGAGAAAATCACGGTGGATCGCTGACCGGCATGGGACGTACCCTCAAGCGTTATGTCCTTCGCGAGGTTTCCGCGGCCTTCGTCGCGGCCGTCAGCCTGGCGGTTTCGGTGCTGTTCGTGCTGCGCATCGTCGAGTTCGTCGATCTCGCGTTCGCGCGCGGGGTGCCGGCGCGGCTGGTCGGCGCGCTGGCCGGGTTCATCGTCCCGTCGTACCTCGAGGTCGCGATCCCGATGGGGGCGCTGCTCGCCGTCGTCGTGGTCTTCGCTCGCCTCGGCAGCGACGGCGAGCTTCTCGCGCTGCGCGCGTCGGGGCTCGCGCTCGGCCAGCTCGCGGCGCCGCTGGTAACGTTCAGCATCGCCATCGCGGTCGTCAGCCTGTTGCTCGGCGTCTGGGCGAGGCCCTGGGCCAACCGCGGCATCGACTCGACCACCTATCAAATGGCGCGCACGCGCCTGACGGCCTCCTTGCGGGAGGGAGTCTTCAATACCTGGTTCGGCGGCGTCATCCTGTTCGTCGACCAGCTCGACGCGAAATCGGGGACGATGCACGACGTGATGCTGGCCGAGGAGCGCGAGGAGTTCGGGCGCAAGACGATCTTCGCGAGCGACGGCCGCGTCGAGTCGAACGAAGACGCACGTACCGCCTACCTCGCGCTGACCAACGGCAGCCTGCTGACGTACCATCCGAGCGGCAAGTACCAGGACAAGACCGACTTCGACTCCCTGGAAATGAACCTCGATCTCGGGGAAGACGAAGGCCTCGACCCGATGAGCCACGGCGGACCGCCTGCGATGAGCCTGCAGGCGCTTCTCGACCTGCGCCGCGAGCACCTCGAGCACGGCGAGAGCCCGATCGAGGAAGACATCGAGCTGCAGCGCAAGCTCGTGCTGCCGGCGGCGGCGCTGCTGCTCCCGTTCATCGGCGTGCCGCTCGGTGCGATGGGCAGGCGTGGCGTCAAGTCGCGCGGCCTGCTGCTGAGCACCATCATCGTGCTGCTGTACTACCTGGCGCTGACCGTGTCGGTGACGCTCGCGCGCGAACAGGTCGTCCCCACTCCGGTGGCCATGTGGCTGCCCGACGCGATGCTCGCGATGCTCGCCGTCGCGCTGTATCGCCGCGCGGCCTCCGAGAGCCGCACCCTGGTACCGGCGTGGCTGCCCGGGCTGAGGCACCGAGCGTGAACCTGCTGTCGCGCTACATCGTCGGCATCTACCTGCGCACCTTCCTGCTCTGCATGGTCGGTGCGACGGGCCTGCTGCTCATCGTCGAATTCTTCACGCGCATCGGCGACTTCGCGTCCTACAACTCGCAGCCGTCCCTGGTTGCCGCGTATTTCGCGCTGAAAATCCCGACCTGGCTCGATGACGTCTACCCCGCAGCGTCGCTGCTCGCCGTTCTTCTCGGCGTCGGCAGCCTCGTTCGAAGCAACGAGATCCAGGCGATGCGCTCCTGCGGCATCAGCGTGCTGCGCCTGTCGCTGCCGCTGGTGCTGACGACGGCCGCGCTGAGCGTCGTCGCGCTGGTCTGGAGCGAGGTCGTCGTTCCGCCGTCGGCGGCGCGGGCGCGCACGATCAAGGACATCGACATCAAGAGCATGGCCTCGCGGGGACAGCTCGATGCAACGTCGCTGTGGCTGCAGGTGCCCGGCGGCTTCCTCAACATCGACTACTTCGATGCGACCAACAACGAGCTCGAAGGCATCACGCTGCACGCGGTGGACGACAAGTTCCACCTGACGAGCCTGATCGAAATTCCCAAGGCGAGCTGGAAGAGCGGCCGCTGGCAATACGACGACGGCACGCTGCGGCGTTTCGCTCCCGACGGAAGCTTCACGTACGAGCCGCTCGCCGAGCGCAACGTCGACCTCGGCGGGACACCGGAAGAATTCCGCAGGAAATCGCCGAAGGCCGACGAGTTCACGATACGCCAGCTCGCCGAGCGCGTGCGCACTCTCGAAGCCAAGGGACTCGATCCGGCCGGATTCGAGACCGACCTGCAGTTCAAGTTCGCACTGCCGCTTTCCGGCATCATCACGGTGCTGATCGGGTTGCCGCTGGCCATTCGCGGCAATCCGCGCTCGGGCTCGGCCCAGCACATCGGCACCGGCATGGGCATGTGCTTTCTCTACTGGCTGACGCAGGCCCTGACGGTGGCGGCCGGACACGGCGGGTCGCTGCCGCCGGTGGCTGCAGCGTGGTCGGCCAATGCGTTGTTCCTCCTGGTCGGAGGGTTGCTGGCGCTCAGGAACTGAAAGACGCGCTCGCCGCGCGCGGGCATTGGTAGCGCTAGTGGGCGCGGAAGTGCGCGAGCGCGCGACCGCCGAAGAGGCTGCGCACCGCAGCCAGCAGCGTGCGATGCTCGGCTTCATGGTACGGCGTGGACGGCGGAAGCTCGCTCAGCATGATGCGGTGGATCCTGCCGAGGCTGTGGTAGGGCACCGTCGGCAGCAGGTGGTGGAGGGCGTGGAAGCGAAGGCCCACCGGGGCGAGCATCGCATCGATCCACGATCCTCCCGAAAGATTGACCGAGTCGCGGTACTGCTCGAGCAGGTCCATCGGCGCGCCGTCGTTGAGGTAACGGTGCGCGACCAGCGTGCGCACGTGGTTGAACACGAGCACGAGGCTGGACACGAGGTACCACTCGAAGACCCACGACGGCCGGATGATGCCAGCCACGACCACGCCGATCATCGTCCAGCACACCAGCGCGGTCGCGCCTTCCTCGATCATCCAGCGCCGCGCCATTCGTCCTTCGGGCATCTTGCGCTTGTAGGCCGGGTTGATGACCAGCGTCGACATGTAGTTCACGACGAACGGGCGAAGCGGCGGGATGACGTAGGAGAGCGGCCCGAGGATTCCCCAGCGGATCACCAGCAGCCCCGGAACGAAGACCAGCGGAAGGATCGAGCCGACGACCTTGGCCTTGCTCCATTGGCCGATCGGCTGGTACTCGGGATCACGATCGGTGCCGAAGATCATGCGCCGGTGATGCTCACCGTGGGAGCCGACGTACATGAGGCTCGGTACCAGCAGCGGGAACCCGATCAGCAGGGACCAGAGGATCTCGAAGCCGGGCACCGAGCGGCGTTTGAGGTGGGCCAGCTCGTGGATGAACAGCACCGCGCGGTAGAGCGCGAACGTCGCGACGAACACCGCCAGGCACCAGACCGGCGAGAACCTGTGGGCGCGGATTGCCAGGACGAGCGCGGTCCAGCCGAGCGTCGCTGACGCCAGCAGGTCCGCGTAGTAGATCCAGGGCCGGGGTCGGAACAGTGAGGTGTATCGGCGCCGCAGCGCGGCAGGGCTGTGATCCACCTCGATGGTCTCGCCGGGCGAGACGACTGTCCCTCCGTCAGAGCTGCTCATAAAGGGTAGTACCGTTGTGCCAGCCGCGGCCTCGCATGACAATCGCCGCGACTGGACGAGACCGGGTGAGGCTACAGGCTTGTATTAGCGGCCGGCGCGGTACGCGCCGCGCCGGTCGCCCCCCAAGCCCGGGAATTTCCGCTAACTACCTGTTATTGCTGACGAATATAAGAATTTAACGAAGTGTCCGGTCGCGCAGGATGCGCCAGAGCAGCGGCCACCCGTAGACGAAAGGATGTCGCCGCTGCCGGTCGCTGACTTCGATGGCGACCCCGCTGTGCCGGGTCAGCTTCCAGATCGCGTACGGGAACCAGTCCCCGAAAGTCGCCGCCGACTTGAGGAGGCGCACGACGTACAGGGCCTTGGCGGGCCGCAGCTTGCGCTTCCACGCTGCGACGATGGCCTCGCGGGCAGGCTCCGCCATCCGGACCTGCACGGACCCGTCGTCGACCCGGCCCTGGACCAGTCCCCGCCGCACGAGGACCTCCACCGCGAGGGCGGCGACCTTGTCGTAACGAGCGGGCTCGGACTCGTAGATGGACCGGATCGTCTCGGGAGTCTCGGCGCGAAGCTCGGTCGTATACGTCGCGCGGAAACCGGCCTGCCACAAGTACTCGACGGTCACGGCCTGGGGGAACAACGCGAGCATGCGGCTGACCATCGTGACGACGGCTTCGGCCGCGTCGGCGGCGACGAGAGAGCGAGTGTCCCAGTCGCGCGCGTAAACGACGGCCGACGGCTGGCAGAAGCGTGCCCACACGATCGGATTGGAGCTCTCCGGCCGGCAAGCAGCGGAAAAATCCGCGCGAGAGATGATGTTGTACTTCATGCGAAGCGCGTGGCCCTTCCACGGCAGCTCGACGTAGTAGACGTTGGGCGGAAGCAGCGCGTTCGACAGCGCGAGCAGCTTCGACGAGTAGGCCGCGCGGTACGAGTCGACGATGGTGTAAAAATCGAGCACGCCGCCGTCGACGTACTGTTTTCTCAGGCACGAGCCGTAGAACAGGATTGCCGAAACGGCGGCGCCGTGGCGCCGCCGGATTTCTTCGGCGAGTGCGAGAGCCTCGGGCGCGACCTGTGCGCGCTGCTCGCGCTCCATCCACGCGACGAGCTCGGAGCGGGGATCACGATCCACGTGGCAAGTATCTCAGCGGGTCGAAAGGAAGCGAATGCGGTGGTCGGCCAGCAGGCTGGCGCGGCGACCGGCAACCGGCGGGAACATTTCCCCGTCGAGAGAGATGCCGCAGTCGAGTACGAGGTCGACCTGCTCGACGTTGCGGCTCGCGTAAAGCGCGGTCACGTCGGCGTCTCGCTTCGGGGGAATGCCGCGAAGCACGCGCGCGAGCTCCTGGGGCCGACGAAGGCAACCGGGCCCCAGCGTCGTGAAGCGGATGCCGCCCGGGCCTTTGCCCCAGAACGGCCGGATCCCGGCGAACAACCGGTGCAGCGTCGTCGCCATCAGCAGCTGGAACTGACCGGCGTCGAGCCTTGCGCCGTCGAGATCCACCGTGATCGGGTCGATCGTCAGCGGGTGCTCCTCGCCGTCGGTCGCAACTGGCGCCCGACCGGTAATCGCGCGCGCGACGAGCCCGGCCGTGACGACCGCGCTTCCGAACGCACCCTGCGCCTTGCCCTTCGGGAAAATCCGGTGCGTCAGCAGCGTGCCGCGGTAGATCACGCCGACGCCGAAAAACGTGCCCCAGTGATCCACGCCGTCCGGCTCGAGCGTCATCCGCAGCGCCGCGCGCCGCACCAGCCATTCGCCCACGCGTCCCGAGCGCGCACGCGTCACGAGGCGATCGATCGCCACGCGCGCGTCGCGCGGGCTTCCGATGTCGTAGGCGCTCATGCTCGTGCGGCCGGTGCGAAGCGGCGCGATGATCGGCAGCTCGCGAGGATCGCCGTTCCTGCCGAACGGCGACCCCTCGCGCAGCACTTCGGTCAGCGTTTTCTGCAGCGTGCCGTCGCCGCCGTTGACAGCGAGGATGTCGACGCGAGCGGCCGCCAGCTCGCGCAGTGCATCGGGGTTGTCGGTCTGTGCGCGCACGATCTCCGGATAGCGACGCAGGTGCTCGAGCACTTTGCCGGCGCGGGCGCCGCCGCCTCCGGCATTCAAGTTGGTCAGTACCCCGATGCGCACGAGGTCGTCCCTAACTTCGTTGGATGCCAAAAACCAGCACGCCGTCGCTGCGTCGGCGGCGGCATCATGCGACCGTCTGTTTTCTGGCGGCGAAGACCGCTTCGACGGCGACGCGATCGGCTTCCTTGTCGACGTCGAGCGCCGCTTCGGCAAACGGCAGCTCGACGGCATCGACGTTCGCTCCGATCACGGCCGACGCCCTGGCCAGGGCCTGCCGCAGGTCCAGGCGGCCGAGAAGGAACAACACGAGACTCATGGGACCGAACGCGCGCACCAGTTTCCACGGCGTCTTGCGGAATTCCTCCGCGCCCCTCCAGAACAGCGCGACGTCCTGCGCTCGCGGCGTGCGCAGCAGGAACAGGTTGGCGCCCGAATACTTCTCACCGCGAAGAGGAATGAACGTGCGCGGCTGGTCGGGAAAGCGGCGGCGGTAGACGGCCGACGCAACCAGGCCGACGACGAAGTCGGCGGAGCTGGCGGAGGCGGCCTCGACGAACGCTGCGACGATCTGCCCGGTCAGCAGCGGATGGTCGGCCGTCGTCACCAGCAGCGAGCTTTGCGCCGGAAGCGACGCGAAGAAATCGGCGACGCTCGATGCAGGCGAGACACCGCAGCGATGGTGCCTCAGCACAGGTGGTGATGCCGCGCTGAGCGCAGCCAGGCGGGAGGTGCTCGACGGCAAATCGGGATCGTCGCTGCTGATGGCGATCGAATCGGCAACGCCGCTGGCCAGGATCGCATCGACGACCCTCTCGAGCATCGGGACACCGGCGATCTCGACGAGAGCCCGATGACGCAGCCCGGAGGAATCGGCCACCGCATCGCCGCTGGCCCGGCGCCCAGCGAGAACCAGCGCTGCGACAGTCATTGCCGGTATACTAGCAGGCGGCGGCAAAAGGCCCATCTGCGCACGGGAAACGATCGCTGTTCGCACGCGGAGCAGCCCATTCGGGCCTGTTGCCGAACCGGCCCTCCAGCGGTATTCAGGAGTGTCCCGATGCAACTCCTCCTCGTACTGTCGCGCCGCTACCCGAAGCGCACCGTGATCATGCTCGTGTGCCTGACGCTGGCCGCCATGGCGGAAGGCGTCGGCATGTCGAGCCTGATGCCTCTGCTCAGCATGGTGACCGGGCAGCACGGCAACGAGTCGGGGCTCGAGCATGCGGTGCGCGCCAGTCTTGCCGCCGCGCACATCGAGCCGACGCTGAGCGTGCTGCTGCTGCTGATCCTCGGCGGCAGCATCCTCAAGGCAGGGCTGACTCTGGTTGCCCAGCGCGAGGTCGGCTACACCGTCGCGCACGTCGCGACCGATCTTCGCCTGGCGCTGCTTCGCGCGCTCCTGCAGGCCCGCTGGCTCTACTACGTGCGGCAGCCGGTCGGGATGCTCGCCAACGCGTTCGCGACCGAAGCCCAGCGCGCGTCCGAAGCCTACCTCTACGGCACGATGCTCATCACGCAGGTGATCCAGACCCTGCTGTACGTCGGCATCGCGGCCGCCGTGTCGCTTCCGACGACCATCGTCGCGTCGGCCATCGGGCTGGCAACCATCGCCATGCTGTCGGGCCTGGTGCGCAAGACCAAGCGCGCCGGCATCAAGCAGACCGACCTGATGCGCACGCTGATCGCTCGCATGACCGACGTGCTCTATGCCGTCAAGCCGCTCAAGGCGATGGCGCGGGAGCCGCTGGTGGCACCGCTGCTCGAGCACGAGACCGAGAGCCTCAATCGTTCGCTGCGCAAGCAGGTGCTGACGAAGGAAGCGGTGCGCGCGATCCAGGATCCGTCGCTGGTGGCGCTGATTGCCGGTGGCCTCTACATCGCGACGACGTTCTGGCAGATCCCCGTCGACAGCGTGCTGATGCTTTCGCTCGTGTTCGCGCGCGCGCTGTACAGCCTGCAGAAGGCGCAGAAGATGTTCCAGGAGATGGCCGCGCGCGAGAGCGCGTTCTGGTCGTTGCGCAAGACGATCGAGATCTCCGAGCTCGAAGCCGAAGTCGCGTCCGGCACCAGGGAGCCCACATTCCAGCGCGCGCTGACGGTGCGCGACGTCGATTTCGCGTACGACGAGCGGCCGATCCTGGCCGGCGCGAGCCTGGCCGTGATGGCAGGCGAAGTGACGGCAATCGTCGGGCCCTCGGGGGCAGGAAAGACCACGATCGCCGACCTCGCGCTCGGCCTGGTGCGTCCCACCCGCGGGGAAGTCTATCTCGACGACGTGCCGCTGTCGGAGATCGACGTCGGCAAGTGGCGCCACCGCGTCGGCTACGTGCCGCAGGAGATGCTGCTGCTGCACGACGACGTGATGCTCAACGTCACGCTCGGCGATCCGGCCCTGACGCAGGCGGATGTCGAGGAAGCGCTCCTTGCCGCCGGCGCTGCCGATTTCGTACGCGACCTTCCGCAAGGCCTGCGCACCCCTCTCGGCGAGCGCGGCGCGCGTCTATCCGGCGGCCAGCGCCAGCGCATCGCGATCGCAAGAGCGCTCGTGCATCGCCCGAGCCTGCTGATCCTCGACGAGGCGACGGCGGCGCTGGATCCGGCGAGCGAGGCCGGCATTTACGAAACGGTGCGGTCGCTTCGCGGGCGCACGACGATCCTGGCGATTTCGCACCAACCGGGACTGCTCAAGGTGGCCGATCGCGTGTTCCGCCTTTCGGGCGGCAGGATCGTCGAGCTCGAAGGCAGCGAGCGCTACGCCGATCACGACGCGGCGCTGTACGCGGTCGAACAGGACGGAGAACGGCCGCTTGCGGCCACCGCGGTGTCTCGTTGACATGCGCAAACGGCTCGGCTCTTAGTTGACCCTCCGGGGACGGCGCGCACGGCGCGTTGGGAGATCTCCATGCCTTTCCTCACGACCAGGCGGATCATTTCGCGTATCTTTCCGGATCCGGGTCGCCTTCCTGCCGCCGGCGTTCGCGACCTTCCGCAGAAAATCGTGCTTCCGGCCCGGCCGGACTCCGCGCCGTCCGACAAGCCGCCGGTGCGCATCTACGTAGGCACCGAGGCCGGCCAGTACCGCGCCGAACGGGTCTTCATCTACTCCGTCGACAAGGTTCGCGACCTCTCGCGCGACTACGAAATCCACCTGATGAAGGACGTGCGCGGCTACGACCGGCGCTGGTGGCTGACGGGTTTCACGAATTATCGATTCGCGATCGCCGAGTGGGCCGGCCCCACCGGACGCGCGATCTACAACGACGTCGACCAGGTGTGGCTGTCGGATCCCGCCGAGCTGTTCGACTCCGACATGCACGGCAAGGGCTTCCTTGCGATCTCTCCTGACGACACCGCCGTGATGTTGATCGACTGCGAGCGCATGCGCACGCTGTGGACCCGCGACATCGTCAGCCACAAGCCTCGCAAGCAGATCGAGAAGGCATCCACGCACGAGTGGGGCCAGCTCGAGGCGTGCTGGCACGCGCGCGATTTCGACTACGTGCCCGGCTACTCGAAGTGCCTGCACTTCACGACCATCCACGAGCAGCCCTGGCATCCGCTTCCCGGGCAGTACGTCTACATGCCGAGCCCGGTGCACGACATCTGGCACGCCATGGAGAAAGAAGCCGACGATCGCGAATACTGCGCGTTCGACTTCACGACCGCCGAGACGCTCTACACGGGCTTCGTCGCGCGGATGCGCGCCGCCCGCATGGGCGGCACGGTCGCACCGCTGGCCAACCCGCTGCCGTCGCCGCCGATGGCGGGCCTCGGCGAGCTTCTCGCGCAGGCCTCGGCGCGCAGCATCCTCGAGCTGACGCTGGCCGACGCGCGCAACGAAGCGCTCGAAAGCCGCGTCGGCAAGTATCCCGGCGCAACTCTGACGACCTTCGACCCCACGGCAACCGAAGCGGCGGGGCTCGACGTGCCTCTCGGCCCCTTCGACGCCGTGCTGTCGATGGCCGGCCTCGATCTCCTGTCGAACGAAGACATCCCGTGGGTGCTCGACCAGCTCCTGTACCGTGCGCGGCGCGCCGTATTCGTCACCGTCGACGACACTGCGCGCAACGTGCCCCTGGCCGACGGCTCGTCGATTCGCGTGCGGCCCCGAGGATTCGCGTGGTGGCGTGCGCAAATGGAAGCCGCGTCACGAAACCAGCCCGAGGTGCGCTGGCGCCTCGGTGTCATCGAGCGCACTGCCGTCGGCACCGAAGCCGTGCGCTGGCGCGAAGGCGGGCGGCGCCTTCAGGACTCGTCTCCTTCGGTATGGATCCTCGCCGATCCCAAGCCCGGACACACGACGCAGTCGATCGGCCTGGCCGACACGCTCGGCTGGTCGTACGAAATCCGTGACGCCGGGTTCCCGTGGTGGACCAAGGTGACCGACCGCCTGTTCGGACCACTCGCGGTCGACCCGTCGGGAAAGCGGCGCGCCGCGCTCCGGGGACCCTTCCCGGATCTCGTGATCTCGACCGGCTGGTCGACGGGGCCGATCGCGCGCTGGATCGGAGCGCGCGGCGACGGCCGCACTTCGCTCGTCGCGATGGGCCGCAAGGGCGGCGACGTCGCGACCAACTTCGACCTGGTCGCGACCTGCTCCTACGTTCGCTACCCTCCGCACGAGCGGCGCATCGCGCTGGCCGCTCCTTTGAACCAGGTCACACCTGCACGCCTTGCGGACGCTGCCGGGAAATTCCCGGAGCTGTTCGAAGGACATCCGTCACCTCGCATCGTCGTGCTGGTCGGCGGGAGCTGCCCCCAGTATGAAGTGGACGATGGGACCGCCAGGCGCCTCGGGGACGACGTCGCCACGCTGGCGCGAAAGGCCGGCGGCAGCGTCGTCGTCGTGACGAGCCGGCGCACTCCGACGAGCGCGATCGACGCCATCGAGAAGGGGCTCGCATCCGAAGGCACCAGCGCGGGCAGCGTGCACCGCTGGAACGCGTCGCGCACCGACAATCCCTATCTCGCCTATCTCGCGGGAGCCGACGCGCTCGTCGTCACCGGCGAAAGCGAGTCGATGATCGCCGAGGCCTGCGCGACCGCAAAGCCGGTCTACATCTACCCGGCACGCAAGCAGCCGCCGGGGCTGGCGCAGCGTTTCGTCCAGCTCGTCTCCAGGGTTGCGTTCTCGCGCCCGAAAAAAGGCAAAGGCACGTTCCGGCCCCAGCAGGGCCGCGAGTATTTCTGTGCCCGCCTGATCGAGCGCGGCATCGTGCATCCGGCGCGCGACCTCGAGGCTTTCCACCAGGGCCTGGTCGCGTCAGGACATGCGAGGATGTTCGACGGCACGCTCGATCTGGAAGCCGTCACGCCGCTGGCCGAGGCCGAGCTGGTCGCGGCGCGGGTGCGTGCGCTGCTCGGCTGCAACGACCACGACCAGCACGATGCCGCCGACCAGGCCCGACGCGCAGGCCGGGCCTGAGCCGGGCAGGAAGCAGACGTTCTGGCCACCACTGGCGAACACGCTGCGCACCCTCCGCGGGTCTGGGTGCTCTTTGGCAAAGGAACCGGCGGCAACGGGCAGATGCAGAGCCTGGCCGAAGCGCTCGGCTGGCCCTACGAGATCAAGCAGCTCCGCCACAACACGCTTCACCTGCTGCCGAATGTCCTGCTCGGCGCCACCTGCGCGACGCTCGACAAAAAGGAGTCGGCACCGCTCGAGCCGCCGTGGCCCGACCTCGTGATCGCCGCGTCGCGGCGCTCGGCGCCGGTCGCGCAGTGGATCCGCAAGCAGTCCGGCGGCCGCACCAGGCTGGTGCACCTGCTGCACGTGCAGGCGCCGCTGTCGTGGTTCGACCTCGTCGTGACGATGCCGCAGTTCCGCCTGCCGGAGCGGGAAAACGTGCTGCACGTGAC
This region of Candidatus Binatia bacterium genomic DNA includes:
- the lptG gene encoding LPS export ABC transporter permease LptG; the protein is MNLLSRYIVGIYLRTFLLCMVGATGLLLIVEFFTRIGDFASYNSQPSLVAAYFALKIPTWLDDVYPAASLLAVLLGVGSLVRSNEIQAMRSCGISVLRLSLPLVLTTAALSVVALVWSEVVVPPSAARARTIKDIDIKSMASRGQLDATSLWLQVPGGFLNIDYFDATNNELEGITLHAVDDKFHLTSLIEIPKASWKSGRWQYDDGTLRRFAPDGSFTYEPLAERNVDLGGTPEEFRRKSPKADEFTIRQLAERVRTLEAKGLDPAGFETDLQFKFALPLSGIITVLIGLPLAIRGNPRSGSAQHIGTGMGMCFLYWLTQALTVAAGHGGSLPPVAAAWSANALFLLVGGLLALRN
- a CDS encoding ABC transporter ATP-binding protein, with product MQLLLVLSRRYPKRTVIMLVCLTLAAMAEGVGMSSLMPLLSMVTGQHGNESGLEHAVRASLAAAHIEPTLSVLLLLILGGSILKAGLTLVAQREVGYTVAHVATDLRLALLRALLQARWLYYVRQPVGMLANAFATEAQRASEAYLYGTMLITQVIQTLLYVGIAAAVSLPTTIVASAIGLATIAMLSGLVRKTKRAGIKQTDLMRTLIARMTDVLYAVKPLKAMAREPLVAPLLEHETESLNRSLRKQVLTKEAVRAIQDPSLVALIAGGLYIATTFWQIPVDSVLMLSLVFARALYSLQKAQKMFQEMAARESAFWSLRKTIEISELEAEVASGTREPTFQRALTVRDVDFAYDERPILAGASLAVMAGEVTAIVGPSGAGKTTIADLALGLVRPTRGEVYLDDVPLSEIDVGKWRHRVGYVPQEMLLLHDDVMLNVTLGDPALTQADVEEALLAAGAADFVRDLPQGLRTPLGERGARLSGGQRQRIAIARALVHRPSLLILDEATAALDPASEAGIYETVRSLRGRTTILAISHQPGLLKVADRVFRLSGGRIVELEGSERYADHDAALYAVEQDGERPLAATAVSR
- a CDS encoding fatty acid desaturase, giving the protein MSSSDGGTVVSPGETIEVDHSPAALRRRYTSLFRPRPWIYYADLLASATLGWTALVLAIRAHRFSPVWCLAVFVATFALYRAVLFIHELAHLKRRSVPGFEILWSLLIGFPLLVPSLMYVGSHGEHHRRMIFGTDRDPEYQPIGQWSKAKVVGSILPLVFVPGLLVIRWGILGPLSYVIPPLRPFVVNYMSTLVINPAYKRKMPEGRMARRWMIEEGATALVCWTMIGVVVAGIIRPSWVFEWYLVSSLVLVFNHVRTLVAHRYLNDGAPMDLLEQYRDSVNLSGGSWIDAMLAPVGLRFHALHHLLPTVPYHSLGRIHRIMLSELPPSTPYHEAEHRTLLAAVRSLFGGRALAHFRAH
- the lptF gene encoding LPS export ABC transporter permease LptF, with translation MGRTLKRYVLREVSAAFVAAVSLAVSVLFVLRIVEFVDLAFARGVPARLVGALAGFIVPSYLEVAIPMGALLAVVVVFARLGSDGELLALRASGLALGQLAAPLVTFSIAIAVVSLLLGVWARPWANRGIDSTTYQMARTRLTASLREGVFNTWFGGVILFVDQLDAKSGTMHDVMLAEEREEFGRKTIFASDGRVESNEDARTAYLALTNGSLLTYHPSGKYQDKTDFDSLEMNLDLGEDEGLDPMSHGGPPAMSLQALLDLRREHLEHGESPIEEDIELQRKLVLPAAALLLPFIGVPLGAMGRRGVKSRGLLLSTIIVLLYYLALTVSVTLAREQVVPTPVAMWLPDAMLAMLAVALYRRAASESRTLVPAWLPGLRHRA
- a CDS encoding diacylglycerol kinase family protein, yielding MRIGVLTNLNAGGGGARAGKVLEHLRRYPEIVRAQTDNPDALRELAAARVDILAVNGGDGTLQKTLTEVLREGSPFGRNGDPRELPIIAPLRTGRTSMSAYDIGSPRDARVAIDRLVTRARSGRVGEWLVRRAALRMTLEPDGVDHWGTFFGVGVIYRGTLLTHRIFPKGKAQGAFGSAVVTAGLVARAITGRAPVATDGEEHPLTIDPITVDLDGARLDAGQFQLLMATTLHRLFAGIRPFWGKGPGGIRFTTLGPGCLRRPQELARVLRGIPPKRDADVTALYASRNVEQVDLVLDCGISLDGEMFPPVAGRRASLLADHRIRFLSTR
- a CDS encoding nucleotidyltransferase family protein, with the protein product MTVAALVLAGRRASGDAVADSSGLRHRALVEIAGVPMLERVVDAILASGVADSIAISSDDPDLPSSTSRLAALSAASPPVLRHHRCGVSPASSVADFFASLPAQSSLLVTTADHPLLTGQIVAAFVEAASASSADFVVGLVASAVYRRRFPDQPRTFIPLRGEKYSGANLFLLRTPRAQDVALFWRGAEEFRKTPWKLVRAFGPMSLVLFLLGRLDLRQALARASAVIGANVDAVELPFAEAALDVDKEADRVAVEAVFAARKQTVA
- a CDS encoding ELM1/GtrOC1 family putative glycosyltransferase, whose translation is MPFLTTRRIISRIFPDPGRLPAAGVRDLPQKIVLPARPDSAPSDKPPVRIYVGTEAGQYRAERVFIYSVDKVRDLSRDYEIHLMKDVRGYDRRWWLTGFTNYRFAIAEWAGPTGRAIYNDVDQVWLSDPAELFDSDMHGKGFLAISPDDTAVMLIDCERMRTLWTRDIVSHKPRKQIEKASTHEWGQLEACWHARDFDYVPGYSKCLHFTTIHEQPWHPLPGQYVYMPSPVHDIWHAMEKEADDREYCAFDFTTAETLYTGFVARMRAARMGGTVAPLANPLPSPPMAGLGELLAQASARSILELTLADARNEALESRVGKYPGATLTTFDPTATEAAGLDVPLGPFDAVLSMAGLDLLSNEDIPWVLDQLLYRARRAVFVTVDDTARNVPLADGSSIRVRPRGFAWWRAQMEAASRNQPEVRWRLGVIERTAVGTEAVRWREGGRRLQDSSPSVWILADPKPGHTTQSIGLADTLGWSYEIRDAGFPWWTKVTDRLFGPLAVDPSGKRRAALRGPFPDLVISTGWSTGPIARWIGARGDGRTSLVAMGRKGGDVATNFDLVATCSYVRYPPHERRIALAAPLNQVTPARLADAAGKFPELFEGHPSPRIVVLVGGSCPQYEVDDGTARRLGDDVATLARKAGGSVVVVTSRRTPTSAIDAIEKGLASEGTSAGSVHRWNASRTDNPYLAYLAGADALVVTGESESMIAEACATAKPVYIYPARKQPPGLAQRFVQLVSRVAFSRPKKGKGTFRPQQGREYFCARLIERGIVHPARDLEAFHQGLVASGHARMFDGTLDLEAVTPLAEAELVAARVRALLGCNDHDQHDAADQARRAGRA